In one Mycobacteroides chelonae genomic region, the following are encoded:
- a CDS encoding YdeI/OmpD-associated family protein, with protein MAADPPTIYFASQRDWEEWLEENHADSPGVWIKMAKKASGIPSVNHKEALEEALCFGWIDGQAKSLDELYTLRMFTPRRARSTWSKINVGHIERLTGEGRLRPAGLREVDAAKADGRWDAAYSSQATIEVPEDFAQALRAEPQAQQFFDSLTKTARWPFLFRLTTIKRPDTRARRIVQYVELLAQGKKLS; from the coding sequence ATGGCCGCCGACCCCCCCACCATCTACTTTGCGTCGCAACGAGACTGGGAAGAGTGGCTGGAAGAGAACCACGCGGACTCCCCCGGCGTGTGGATCAAGATGGCCAAGAAGGCCAGCGGCATCCCCAGCGTCAACCACAAGGAAGCCCTGGAGGAAGCACTCTGCTTCGGGTGGATCGACGGACAAGCCAAATCGCTCGACGAGCTGTACACCCTGCGCATGTTCACCCCACGCCGCGCCCGCAGCACCTGGTCGAAGATCAACGTCGGCCATATCGAACGGCTTACCGGCGAGGGCCGGCTCAGGCCCGCAGGCCTACGAGAAGTAGACGCCGCCAAGGCTGACGGCCGTTGGGACGCCGCCTACAGCTCGCAGGCCACCATCGAAGTCCCCGAGGACTTCGCGCAGGCACTGCGCGCCGAGCCGCAAGCACAGCAGTTCTTCGACTCTCTGACCAAGACGGCGCGCTGGCCGTTCCTGTTCCGCCTCACCACCATCAAGAGACCAGATACTCGTGCCCGGCGGATCGTGCAGTACGTCGAGCTGTTGGCGCAGGGAAAGAAGTTGAGCTAG